The proteins below are encoded in one region of Clostridium fermenticellae:
- a CDS encoding epoxyqueuosine reductase QueH, with product MNINYQKKLDEIIKKVDINGEIPSLMLHSCCAPCSSYVIEYLSEYFKITVFYYNPNIYPRDEYLKRKVEQEHFINSIKTKYKVNFIEGDYDNKKFFDISKGLENEHEGGLRCFRCYELRLSATAEMAKKLKSDYFTTTLSISPYKNAQKLNEIGESLSKEYNIKYLYSDFKKKDGYKRSIELSNKYGLYRQNYCGCVFSKRERQLSQK from the coding sequence ATGAATATAAATTATCAGAAGAAACTTGATGAAATCATAAAAAAGGTGGACATAAATGGTGAAATCCCTTCATTAATGCTGCATAGCTGTTGTGCTCCATGTAGTAGTTATGTTATTGAATATTTATCTGAATATTTTAAGATAACAGTTTTTTATTATAATCCCAATATTTATCCTCGTGATGAATATTTGAAACGTAAAGTAGAACAGGAGCATTTTATTAATTCAATAAAAACTAAATATAAAGTTAACTTTATAGAAGGGGACTATGACAATAAAAAGTTTTTTGATATTTCTAAAGGGCTTGAGAATGAGCATGAGGGTGGCTTAAGATGTTTTAGGTGTTATGAACTTAGGCTATCTGCTACTGCAGAGATGGCAAAAAAATTAAAATCTGATTATTTTACAACAACTTTATCAATAAGCCCATATAAAAATGCACAAAAATTAAATGAAATAGGCGAGAGTTTATCTAAAGAATATAATATAAAATATTTGTACTCCGATTTTAAGAAGAAGGATGGTTATAAACGTTCAATAGAACTTTCAAATAAATATGGTTTATATAGGCAAAATTATTGTGGATGTGTATTTTCAAAGCGTGAAAGACAGCTTAGTCAAAAATAA
- a CDS encoding NAD-dependent malic enzyme translates to MNNLKGQDLLRNPFLNKGTAFTEDERIKYNLIGLLPKKIDSIEDQAKIVYERFKSFENSLEKHLFLMNLYDINRTLFYYTAGKHVVEFLPIIYTPTIGDAVMNYSDKFDTPKDAVFLSVDQPKNIKESILQAASELDDIKLIVVTDGEGVLGIGDWGVQGVDIAIGKLAVYTIAAGVNPKNVLPVVIDAGTNNKTLLNNPMYLGNKFERVTGQKYDDFIDKFVNVCLKLFPETLIHWEDFGRGNARRILEKYKDTICTFNDDIQGTGVMMVSALNAVARVTKIPVKNHRILVFGAGTAGVGVCDQILLEKIRTGLSCYEAKKQFYLVDRNGLITDDMNDLTEGQKKYAHKKEEFKTSLKDLIKIIEEVKPTVLIGTSGVHGAFTEDVIKVMAKVNDKPAILPISNPTKLAEAKASDIIEWTCGKALVVTGGPSDPVYYNGIKYEIGQANNALLYPGLGLGIITAKSKVVTDGMLSAAAHGIASLQDLSKPGAPLLPPVSNLRIASKLVATAVVEAAVKENINRAPISDAEKAVEAEIWEAKYN, encoded by the coding sequence ATGAATAACTTAAAAGGACAAGATTTATTGAGAAACCCTTTTTTAAATAAAGGTACTGCTTTTACAGAAGATGAAAGGATAAAATACAATCTTATCGGACTTTTACCAAAAAAAATAGATAGTATAGAAGACCAGGCAAAAATAGTATATGAAAGATTCAAATCATTTGAAAATTCGCTTGAAAAACATCTGTTTCTAATGAATTTGTATGATATTAACCGTACATTATTTTATTATACAGCCGGAAAACATGTTGTAGAATTCTTACCCATTATATACACCCCTACTATAGGCGATGCAGTAATGAATTATTCTGATAAATTTGACACACCAAAAGACGCTGTATTTCTATCAGTGGACCAACCTAAAAATATAAAGGAATCAATACTTCAGGCTGCCAGCGAATTAGATGATATAAAACTTATAGTTGTTACAGATGGTGAAGGAGTTCTTGGAATAGGTGATTGGGGAGTACAAGGCGTAGATATTGCAATAGGCAAGCTTGCAGTATATACAATCGCTGCCGGGGTAAACCCGAAAAATGTATTACCTGTTGTAATAGATGCTGGAACGAACAATAAAACCTTGCTAAACAATCCAATGTATTTGGGTAATAAGTTTGAAAGGGTTACCGGACAAAAATATGACGATTTCATAGATAAATTTGTGAATGTATGTCTTAAATTATTTCCTGAAACTTTGATACATTGGGAAGACTTTGGTCGTGGAAATGCAAGAAGAATTCTTGAAAAATATAAAGATACCATTTGCACTTTTAATGATGATATTCAGGGAACAGGCGTAATGATGGTATCTGCTTTAAATGCAGTGGCAAGAGTTACAAAAATTCCTGTAAAAAATCATAGAATATTGGTATTTGGTGCAGGTACCGCCGGAGTTGGAGTATGTGATCAAATACTTTTGGAAAAAATAAGAACTGGACTTTCGTGTTATGAAGCTAAAAAACAATTTTATCTTGTTGATAGAAATGGTCTAATTACAGATGATATGAATGATTTAACAGAAGGGCAAAAAAAATACGCCCATAAAAAAGAAGAATTTAAAACCTCGTTAAAGGATCTAATTAAAATAATAGAAGAGGTAAAACCTACTGTTTTGATCGGAACCTCTGGAGTACATGGTGCATTTACAGAAGATGTAATAAAAGTAATGGCAAAAGTAAATGATAAGCCGGCAATTTTGCCTATATCAAATCCTACCAAACTTGCGGAAGCAAAAGCTTCAGATATAATAGAATGGACTTGTGGAAAAGCTTTGGTTGTAACCGGAGGTCCATCTGACCCTGTTTATTATAACGGAATAAAATATGAAATAGGTCAGGCTAATAATGCCCTTTTATATCCCGGACTCGGGCTTGGCATAATAACTGCAAAATCAAAAGTAGTTACAGATGGTATGCTTTCTGCTGCTGCACATGGTATAGCCTCACTTCAGGATTTATCAAAACCTGGAGCTCCCCTTCTGCCGCCAGTATCAAATTTAAGAATTGCATCAAAGCTTGTTGCAACAGCTGTTGTAGAAGCTGCAGTTAAAGAGAATATTAATAGGGCCCCTATATCTGATGCAGAAAAAGCAGTTGAAGCTGAAATATGGGAAGCAAAATACAATTAA
- a CDS encoding ABC-F family ATP-binding cassette domain-containing protein: MNLLTAENISKSYGNKTLFDKISIGINDGDKVGIVGLNGSGKSTLLKVLAGFDIPDDGKITKSNEASIGYLPQNSDFTTSNLTVLEQVFNGHSPVMNLLREYEYTLKRIRENPSDMELQNKFFDLNSKMDASNAWEIESQAKTILTKLKINDFDAKISTLSGGQKKRTALASALITPSNILMLDEPTNHLDDETIEWLEEFLNNRTDSLIMVTHDRFFLDKITNKILELDKGNIYNYIGNYSTYLEKKSERLEKQNASEKKRQNLIRKELAWIRRGAKARSTKQKARIERFETLQDKKILNDNSDLEITIQSTRLGKKVINIDNISKGFGDKILIKNFSYNILNDDRIGIIGPNGTGKSTFMNILNGDIAPDHGILDIGETVKIGYYSQQIPDMDVNQRVIQYIQDSGRYAVSKDGQKINVSLMLEKFLFDPSVQWTQLSKLSGGERRRLYLLKVLMKYPNVLLLDEPTNDLDIETLTVLEDYIEGFNGAVITVSHDRYFLDKTVDKIFSFEGNGKITEYTGNYSYFHQIEAEKKQDTAPTKKVTKKIYNRVNTEKPLKFTYNEQLEFNEIESIIEDLEYKLDEKKKEMQEASSNYELLSKLLEEKNNLETELDKKIDRWTYLTELNEKIKAAKKNR; the protein is encoded by the coding sequence ATGAATTTGTTAACCGCTGAAAATATAAGTAAAAGTTATGGTAATAAAACCTTATTTGACAAAATATCTATAGGAATAAATGATGGGGATAAAGTAGGCATTGTAGGTCTTAATGGAAGTGGTAAATCAACTCTCTTAAAGGTACTCGCAGGTTTTGATATACCAGATGACGGCAAAATAACAAAATCAAATGAAGCTTCAATAGGCTATCTACCACAAAACTCCGACTTTACTACCAGCAATTTAACAGTACTTGAACAGGTTTTTAATGGTCATTCTCCTGTTATGAACCTTTTAAGAGAATATGAATATACACTTAAAAGGATTAGAGAAAATCCATCTGATATGGAACTTCAAAATAAATTTTTTGACTTAAACTCAAAGATGGATGCTAGTAATGCCTGGGAGATTGAAAGTCAGGCAAAGACTATACTTACAAAACTTAAAATAAATGATTTTGATGCCAAAATTTCGACATTATCCGGCGGACAAAAAAAGCGAACGGCTTTAGCTTCTGCCCTCATAACGCCTTCAAACATATTGATGTTGGATGAACCCACAAATCATCTTGATGATGAAACCATAGAATGGCTTGAGGAATTTCTAAACAATAGAACGGATTCACTTATTATGGTAACACATGACAGATTCTTTCTAGACAAGATAACCAACAAGATATTAGAACTTGATAAAGGTAATATATATAATTATATCGGAAATTACAGCACTTATCTTGAAAAAAAGTCAGAAAGACTTGAAAAACAGAATGCCAGTGAAAAAAAGAGACAAAATCTTATAAGAAAAGAACTTGCATGGATAAGAAGAGGTGCTAAAGCAAGGAGCACAAAACAAAAAGCCAGAATAGAACGATTCGAGACCTTGCAGGATAAAAAAATACTCAATGATAATTCAGATCTCGAAATTACCATTCAAAGTACACGGCTCGGGAAAAAAGTTATAAATATTGATAATATAAGCAAAGGCTTCGGGGATAAAATATTAATAAAGAATTTTTCTTATAATATATTAAATGATGATAGAATTGGTATCATTGGTCCTAATGGAACCGGTAAATCAACCTTCATGAATATTTTAAATGGTGACATAGCTCCCGACCATGGAATTTTAGATATAGGTGAAACTGTAAAAATAGGTTATTACTCTCAGCAAATTCCAGACATGGATGTAAACCAAAGAGTAATACAATACATACAGGATTCAGGACGATATGCTGTATCAAAAGACGGTCAGAAAATAAATGTATCATTAATGCTTGAAAAATTTTTATTTGATCCATCTGTTCAGTGGACACAACTTTCTAAACTTTCCGGAGGAGAAAGGAGAAGGCTTTATCTCCTAAAGGTTCTTATGAAGTATCCAAATGTACTTTTATTAGATGAGCCGACAAATGATCTTGATATAGAAACTCTGACAGTTCTTGAAGACTATATAGAAGGCTTCAATGGTGCTGTAATAACAGTATCACATGACAGATATTTTCTAGATAAAACAGTTGATAAGATATTCTCATTTGAGGGAAATGGCAAAATAACCGAATACACTGGAAACTACTCTTATTTCCATCAGATAGAAGCTGAAAAAAAACAAGATACTGCTCCCACTAAAAAGGTTACTAAAAAAATTTACAATAGAGTAAATACAGAAAAGCCATTAAAATTCACATACAATGAACAACTTGAATTTAACGAGATAGAAAGTATCATCGAGGATTTAGAATACAAACTTGATGAAAAGAAAAAAGAGATGCAGGAAGCTTCATCTAACTATGAACTTTTATCTAAACTTCTGGAGGAGAAAAATAATCTGGAAACTGAACTTGATAAAAAGATAGATAGATGGACCTATCTAACCGAGTTAAATGAAAAAATTAAAGCAGCCAAAAAAAATAGGTAG
- a CDS encoding multidrug efflux MFS transporter has translation MKLWKKNLIVCWFGSFVTMIALSQIAPILPIYIKHFGINDTSFIEQISGIAFGVTYVISAIFSPIWGHVADRVGRKPMILRASLGMAIVVFGMGFAKNVYELVGLRMLQGTISGYCTACTTLIATQTEKKHAGWALGVLSTATISGSLLGPMFGGYIEEVFGMRNVFFIMSILLLIAFITAFLFVKEDFVPSNEKDLGIKDIWEKLPRTDLMVVMFVTSFMLQLACYSAEPIITVYISELSKSSVHIALIAGITFSASGLASILAAPKIGKISDEVGPEKVMPIALLAAGIIFIPQAFVKNPEQLMILRFVLGLATAGLVPSVNTMVKKITPDSLTGRVFGFNMSALYLGTFSGSIFGAQIASHFGIKYVFIITSILLIINALWVYEMLCKKMHSKVHHSFSAAH, from the coding sequence TTGAAGTTATGGAAGAAAAATTTAATAGTATGCTGGTTTGGAAGTTTTGTTACTATGATAGCGTTAAGTCAGATTGCACCTATACTACCTATTTATATAAAGCATTTTGGAATTAATGACACATCTTTTATAGAACAGATATCTGGAATAGCTTTTGGTGTAACTTATGTTATCTCAGCAATATTTTCTCCAATATGGGGACATGTTGCGGATAGAGTAGGAAGAAAGCCAATGATTTTGAGAGCAAGTTTGGGTATGGCTATAGTTGTATTTGGTATGGGATTTGCAAAAAATGTATATGAACTTGTAGGTCTTAGAATGCTTCAAGGAACAATATCTGGATACTGCACTGCATGTACTACACTTATAGCAACGCAAACTGAAAAGAAACATGCAGGATGGGCACTTGGAGTACTTTCAACAGCTACAATTTCAGGTTCGCTTTTAGGGCCAATGTTCGGCGGATATATTGAAGAGGTATTTGGTATGAGAAATGTATTTTTTATAATGAGTATTCTGCTTCTGATCGCATTTATTACAGCATTTTTATTTGTAAAAGAAGATTTTGTACCTTCAAACGAAAAGGATCTTGGTATAAAGGATATATGGGAAAAATTGCCGCGTACGGATTTGATGGTTGTTATGTTTGTTACATCTTTTATGCTTCAGCTTGCATGTTATTCTGCAGAACCTATTATAACTGTGTATATATCTGAACTATCCAAGAGTTCGGTTCATATAGCACTTATTGCAGGAATAACATTTTCAGCTTCTGGACTTGCAAGTATACTGGCAGCACCTAAGATTGGTAAAATATCAGATGAGGTAGGTCCTGAAAAAGTAATGCCAATAGCACTTTTGGCGGCGGGAATTATTTTTATACCACAGGCATTTGTAAAAAATCCTGAGCAGCTTATGATACTTCGTTTTGTACTCGGACTTGCAACAGCGGGACTTGTTCCGTCCGTAAATACAATGGTAAAAAAGATAACACCAGATTCATTAACAGGAAGAGTATTTGGATTTAATATGTCGGCATTGTACCTGGGAACATTTTCAGGTTCGATTTTTGGAGCGCAAATAGCTTCACATTTTGGTATAAAATATGTTTTTATTATTACTAGTATACTGCTTATCATAAATGCCCTCTGGGTATATGAAATGCTTTGTAAAAAAATGCATTCGAAGGTGCATCATAGTTTTTCTGCTGCACATTAA
- a CDS encoding DEAD/DEAH box helicase, which yields MDKEILFNIFNKQTSGKNYDKGRRIFENDLVSSLTIKNDENLIYIDASVISEGLFNEYSTKIEIDLKNKSIFSTYCSCKDYEKNEFKKTNYCCKHLVATFYKALDDLIKNPLLSGKSIKSNNIFKRDDSELHMLLGDEDDKEEIKIEVYLNKTEWDRRLKVDFKIGVSSMSSRSLYILKDIDRFLLSYDNKIPITYSKNFTFNVRNQKFNIKDKRLIDFIKTLRDIENTRKYINRNSNKCIDGKYIIIPDYLVRNFFEVISSHRVYLNDGFFYREIQTEILFENPPINFSLELKKDKYILKIKGGMPTSLTSKNDVFLYGSTIYLSEYDFCYKIRPYIEVFNKDNSIDMEMSDEDMILRKLIPDLNFLSPYLALSRNIKDKIVVDECGFNFYFDREHKDITLIVKVIYGKIEFNTFDDYKEKIIYRDIKNENGVLNLIRSLGFISNNKKFYFTRDEDSAFLFFKNDINKLQKIGDVYYSENFKGIKSITKNSIRADIRQGKYDYFEMKFEIKDIDSKEISDILKAFRDNVKYYKLKNGEYIDLEELELKNFLRFLNAASSERNIENNIHIPKSKGIFLENFIEENGIRYIKGKNELKKIKDKFKKISKLEFKEPKELKANLREYQKVGYNWFKTIEYFGFGGILGDEMGLGKTVQTIAFLLSNKQYKSLIIVPTSLIYNWINEFEKFAPSLKVKALNGQKEEREEEFKNVSDYDVIITTYNLLKNDIDIYNKFEFDCLILDEAQFIKNPSSQNALAAKKIKARLKFALSGTPIENSVMELWSIFDFIMPGYLYDEKTFSVKYYKRFKEEPCVLDELNKLISPFILRRRKEDVMKELPRKIEKKFMVTLDDEQKKVYKIYADYAMNLIKKKVQDDEFKSSKIEILSYITKLRQLCLDPSVIIKDYNGGSGKMKALVELLEKSTEQGHRILVFSQFTSVLKKIGKAIDACGIPFSYLDGTMSSEKRINIVKKFNEGYSSVFLISLKAGGTGLNLTSADVVIHFDPWWNPAVEEQATDRAHRIGQKKVVEVIKIIAKGTIEEKIIQLQEEKKKLISELMGDELSGEKSFANLSENEILELFNM from the coding sequence TTGGATAAAGAGATACTATTTAATATATTTAATAAACAAACTAGCGGTAAGAATTATGATAAAGGGAGAAGGATTTTTGAGAATGATCTTGTATCGTCTTTAACTATCAAAAATGATGAAAATTTAATTTATATAGATGCATCTGTAATTTCTGAAGGCCTTTTTAATGAGTACAGTACAAAAATAGAAATAGACTTAAAAAATAAAAGTATTTTTTCAACTTACTGCAGCTGTAAGGATTATGAAAAAAATGAGTTTAAAAAAACAAATTACTGCTGCAAGCATTTAGTTGCAACTTTTTATAAAGCGCTAGATGATCTTATAAAGAATCCTCTTTTGAGTGGGAAAAGTATTAAGAGTAATAATATCTTTAAAAGGGATGATAGTGAGCTTCATATGCTTTTGGGAGATGAGGACGATAAAGAAGAAATAAAAATTGAGGTATACTTAAACAAGACAGAATGGGATAGAAGGCTTAAAGTTGATTTTAAAATAGGAGTAAGCTCTATGTCCTCACGAAGTTTGTATATATTAAAAGATATTGATAGGTTTCTCTTATCATATGATAATAAGATACCAATAACCTATAGTAAAAATTTTACATTTAATGTAAGAAATCAGAAATTTAATATAAAAGATAAGAGATTAATTGATTTCATAAAAACTTTAAGGGATATTGAAAATACACGTAAATATATTAATAGAAATTCAAATAAGTGCATAGATGGTAAATATATAATTATTCCAGACTATCTGGTAAGAAATTTTTTTGAAGTTATAAGCAGTCATAGAGTTTATTTAAATGATGGCTTTTTTTATAGAGAAATCCAAACGGAAATATTATTTGAGAATCCACCTATAAATTTTAGCCTTGAGCTAAAAAAAGATAAATATATATTAAAAATAAAGGGAGGAATGCCTACAAGTTTAACTTCTAAAAATGATGTTTTTTTATACGGAAGTACGATATACCTTTCTGAATATGATTTTTGTTACAAAATAAGGCCGTATATAGAGGTATTTAATAAAGATAATAGTATAGACATGGAAATGTCAGATGAGGATATGATTCTTAGAAAATTAATTCCCGATTTAAATTTTTTGTCCCCATATTTAGCACTTTCACGAAACATAAAGGATAAAATAGTTGTAGATGAGTGCGGGTTTAATTTTTATTTTGACAGGGAACATAAAGATATAACTTTAATTGTAAAAGTTATTTATGGAAAAATTGAGTTCAATACATTTGATGATTATAAAGAAAAAATTATATATAGGGATATAAAAAACGAAAATGGAGTTCTTAATCTCATAAGAAGTTTGGGTTTTATAAGTAATAATAAAAAATTTTATTTTACAAGAGATGAGGACAGTGCATTTTTATTTTTTAAAAATGATATAAATAAACTTCAAAAAATAGGTGATGTATATTATTCGGAAAATTTTAAGGGTATAAAATCTATAACTAAAAATAGTATAAGAGCTGACATAAGGCAGGGAAAGTATGATTATTTTGAAATGAAATTTGAAATAAAAGATATTGATTCTAAGGAAATCTCTGATATTTTAAAGGCATTTAGAGATAATGTTAAATACTATAAATTGAAAAATGGAGAGTATATTGACTTGGAGGAGCTGGAGCTCAAGAATTTTTTAAGATTTTTAAATGCAGCATCTTCTGAAAGAAATATAGAAAATAATATTCATATACCAAAAAGTAAGGGCATTTTTTTAGAGAATTTTATCGAGGAAAATGGTATCAGGTATATAAAGGGAAAGAATGAACTAAAGAAGATAAAAGATAAATTTAAGAAAATAAGTAAACTTGAATTTAAGGAACCCAAAGAACTGAAAGCTAATTTAAGAGAATATCAAAAGGTTGGCTACAATTGGTTTAAAACTATTGAATACTTTGGATTTGGTGGGATTCTAGGTGATGAAATGGGTCTTGGAAAAACAGTTCAAACTATTGCTTTCTTGTTGTCCAATAAGCAGTATAAATCACTTATAATTGTACCTACATCATTAATATATAACTGGATTAATGAATTTGAAAAATTTGCACCTTCATTAAAAGTGAAAGCATTAAATGGTCAGAAAGAAGAGAGAGAAGAGGAATTTAAAAATGTATCAGATTATGATGTGATTATAACAACTTATAATTTGCTTAAAAATGATATCGATATATATAATAAATTTGAGTTTGATTGCCTAATACTGGATGAAGCACAATTTATAAAAAATCCATCTTCTCAGAATGCATTGGCCGCGAAAAAAATAAAGGCAAGGTTAAAATTTGCGCTTTCTGGAACACCAATAGAAAATTCAGTTATGGAACTCTGGTCTATATTTGATTTTATAATGCCGGGATATCTTTATGATGAAAAAACCTTCAGTGTTAAATATTATAAAAGATTTAAGGAAGAACCTTGTGTTTTAGATGAACTTAATAAACTCATAAGTCCATTCATCTTAAGAAGGCGAAAAGAAGATGTTATGAAGGAATTACCGCGAAAAATAGAAAAGAAATTTATGGTAACCTTAGATGATGAACAAAAGAAGGTATATAAAATATATGCTGATTATGCAATGAATCTCATTAAGAAAAAAGTGCAGGATGATGAATTTAAGAGTTCAAAAATAGAGATACTTTCATATATAACTAAATTAAGACAGCTATGTTTGGATCCATCAGTAATAATAAAAGATTATAATGGTGGAAGCGGTAAAATGAAGGCATTAGTTGAATTACTGGAGAAGAGTACAGAGCAGGGACATAGAATACTTGTTTTTTCCCAATTCACATCTGTACTTAAGAAGATAGGAAAAGCAATTGATGCCTGCGGAATTCCATTTAGTTACCTAGATGGAACAATGTCATCCGAAAAAAGAATAAATATTGTAAAAAAATTTAATGAAGGATACAGTTCGGTTTTTTTAATAAGTCTTAAGGCTGGCGGAACGGGGCTTAATTTGACTTCCGCAGATGTGGTTATACATTTTGATCCGTGGTGGAATCCGGCTGTTGAAGAACAGGCTACAGACAGGGCACATAGAATAGGGCAAAAAAAGGTGGTTGAAGTTATAAAAATTATAGCAAAAGGTACTATTGAGGAAAAGATCATACAACTTCAAGAGGAAAAGAAAAAGCTCATATCAGAACTAATGGGAGATGAATTATCAGGTGAAAAGAGTTTTGCAAATTTATCAGAAAATGAAATATTAGAGCTCTTCAACATGTAA
- the eutM gene encoding ethanolamine utilization microcompartment protein EutM, with protein MVKYDALGMIETRGLVGSIEAADAMVKAANVYLIGKEYVGGGLVTVMVRGDVGAVKAATDAGAAAAQRVGELISVHVIPRPHSEVETILPSIKENTAK; from the coding sequence ATGGTTAAATATGATGCATTAGGAATGATAGAAACTAGAGGATTAGTAGGATCAATAGAAGCAGCTGATGCTATGGTTAAGGCAGCAAACGTATATTTAATAGGTAAAGAATATGTTGGAGGCGGACTAGTAACTGTTATGGTTAGAGGTGATGTTGGAGCTGTTAAAGCTGCTACAGATGCTGGTGCTGCAGCTGCACAACGTGTTGGAGAATTAATATCAGTTCACGTTATACCTCGTCCACATTCAGAAGTTGAAACAATTCTTCCATCAATTAAAGAAAATACTGCAAAATAA
- a CDS encoding phosphate propanoyltransferase has translation MSTGVANVEEVLKLLLETVKSNAAKNEVKANISEIPVGISNRHVHLSEKDLECLFGKGYELTRIKDLSQPGQYACKEVVTLCGPRGPIEKVRILGPVRSKSQVEVLAGDCRKLGISSHVKLSGDLAGTPGITIVGPKGTVQISEGVMVAQRHIHMTPEEAKVLGVCDGDIVSIKIDGLRGGVFNNVAIRANDTSGLECHLDVEEANAMGINPKSKITIVK, from the coding sequence ATGAGTACTGGTGTAGCTAATGTAGAAGAAGTTTTAAAGCTTTTACTGGAAACAGTAAAAAGTAATGCAGCAAAAAATGAAGTTAAAGCTAATATATCTGAAATCCCGGTGGGTATTTCCAATAGACATGTACATCTTTCAGAAAAAGACTTAGAATGTTTATTTGGTAAAGGATATGAACTTACGAGGATTAAAGATTTATCCCAACCAGGACAATATGCTTGTAAGGAAGTTGTAACACTTTGTGGACCAAGAGGACCAATTGAAAAGGTTAGAATTCTTGGACCTGTTAGAAGTAAATCTCAGGTTGAAGTATTAGCAGGAGATTGTAGGAAACTTGGTATATCATCACATGTAAAATTGTCTGGTGATTTGGCCGGTACACCTGGAATCACAATAGTTGGACCCAAGGGTACAGTGCAAATTTCAGAGGGTGTAATGGTAGCTCAAAGACATATTCACATGACACCAGAAGAAGCTAAAGTATTAGGAGTCTGTGATGGAGATATAGTATCTATAAAAATTGACGGTTTAAGAGGTGGAGTATTCAATAATGTGGCTATAAGGGCTAATGATACTTCAGGTCTTGAATGTCATCTTGATGTTGAAGAAGCAAACGCTATGGGTATCAACCCAAAGTCAAAAATAACAATAGTAAAATAG